GTGGTGGGCGCCTGGTATGCGGGCGCGGATGCGGCATCCAATACACGGCTGGTCACGCGCAACGCGATCTCGCTGGTTTTTCCCTTGCCGCTGTCCTATGAGAACCGGATTCGCGGGATCGATGGCGTGACCGGCATCGCGTACGCCAACTGGTTCGGCGGCATCTATCAGGATCCGAAGAATTTCTTTCCGCAATTCGCGATCTCCGGGAAAAGCTATCTTGATCTGTTTCCCGAATTCGTCGTGCCGGAGGCGGAACGCAGCGCCTTTCTGCGCGACCGCAAGGGCTGTCTGGTGGGACGAAAACTCGCCACGCAATACGGCTTCAAGCCGGGCGACATCATCCCGATCAAGGGCACCATCTTCCCCGGTCAATGGGAATTCGTCGTGCGCGGCATCTACGATGGCAAGGAAGCCAGCACCGACACTTCTCAACTATTCTTCCACTGGCAGTATCTCAACGAACGCATGCTGCAAACCGCGCCGCGGCGTGGCAACCAGGTCGGCTTCTACATGGTGCAGATCGGCAACCCGGACAATGCGGCGGCGATCTCGCGCGCGCTGGATGCGCAATTCGAGAACTCGCTGGCGGAAACGCTGACCGAAACGGAAAAGGCGTTCCAGCTCGGCTTCGTCTCCATGTCTGAAGCCATCGTGGTCGCGATCCGCGTCGTGTCCTTCGTCGTCATTGTGATTATCATGGCGGTGATGGCGAACACCATGGCCATGAGCGTGCGCGAGCGGCTGGCCGAGTATGCGACGCTGAAGGCATTGGGTTTCGGCCCCGGCTTTCTGGCGGCGCTGATCTTCGGCGAGTCGCTGCTGATCTCGCTGGCGGGTGCAGCTCTCGGCATCGCTCTGCTGTTTCCCGTTGCCGCCGCCTTCAGCGCGCAAATGGGCACGCTGTTCCCGGTGTTCAAGATTGCGCCGCAGACTCTTGCGTTGCAGGCCGCATCCGCCGTGGCGGTCGGCCTCATCGCCGCCATTGCCCCGACGGTGCGTTCGGCACGGATCAACATCGTCGAAGGCTTGCGGAGCATCGGCTGATGAAAATTCCGTTCAGTTACATCGCCCGCAACCTCTGGACGCGCCGCCTCACCACGGCCCTGACCGCCGGCGGACTTGCGCTGGTGGTGTTCGTGTTCGCGACCGTGCTGATGCTGGATGAGGGACTGAAGAAAACACTGGTCACCACCGGCGAATACGACAACGTCGTGATGATCCGGCGCGCCGCCGAAACCGAAGTGCAAAGCGGCGTGGAACGCCCGCAGGCGGCGATCGCGGCCAGCCATCCGGTGATCGCCCTGAACCACGAGGGAGTACCGATGGTGTCCAGGGAAACCGTGGTGCTGATCGCACTCAACAAGCGCGGCACCGACAAGCCGGCCAACGTCGTGATTCGCGGCGTGTCGCCGATGGGTCTGGAGCTTCGCCCGCAAGTGAAGCTGGTTGCCGGACGCATGTTCCGCCCCGGTTCATCCGAAATCATCGCCGGCAACAACATCACCAAACGCTTCGCAGGTGCGGGCATCGGCGAAGCCTTGCGTTTCGGCCAGCGCGAATGGACGGTGGTCGGCGTGTTCGACGCCGGCAACAGCGGTTTCGATTCGGAGATATGGGGCGATGCGGATCAGCTGATGCAGGCGTTTCGCCGCGTTGCGTTTTCATCGGTGATCGTGCGGCTCGACAACAGCGATCATTTCGACAGTTTCAAGAAGAATATCGAAGGCGACCAGCGCCTGACGCTCGAAGCCAAGCGCGAGCAGACCTTCTACGCCGACCAGTCGAAGGCGCTGTCCACCTTCATCGGCATACTCGGCATGACGCTGTCCATCATCTTCTCGATCGGCGCGATGATCGGCGCAATGATCACGATGTACGCATCGGTCGCCAACCGCGTCACCGAAATCGGCACCCTGCGCGCGCTCGGCTTCAAGCGGCGCGCAATCCTCACTGCGTTCCTGATGGAGTCGCTGCTGCTGGCGGCGGTCGGCGGCGTGGCGGGATTGTTCTTTGCGTCCTTCATGCAGTTCCTGTCATTCTCGACGGTGAACTTCCAGTCGTTTTCCGAATTGGCATTCGGCTTCACGCTCAACCCGGAGATTGCGGCGAAGTCGCTTGCGTTCGCGCTGGTGATGGGATTTGTCGGCGGCTTCCTGCCCGCCGTGCGGGCAGCGAGGATGAAGATCGTGGATTCACTGCGGGCGGCGTGACGGGGGGATGCGGTGCATTCCCCCGTCACCGCGCTCAGGCGTTAATCACGGATTTCCAATGCGCGGTTAAGGCTCAACGCCGCCAGTGAACCCACTGCCCCCGATAGCAAGTAGAGGCTGACATAGGCCAGGCCGAAATGCGCGGACAGGCCAAGCGCCACCAAGGGGGCGAAACCTGCGCCAACCAGCCAGGCAAAATCGGACGTCAAGGCAGCGCCGGTATAGCGATATTTCGCGGGGAAATTGGCGGTAACGGCGCCCGCCGCCTGGCCATAGGACAATCCGAGCAACCCGAACCCCAGCAGGATGAAAATGTTCTGCCCGAGCTCGCCGCCATCCATGAGCGCTGGAACAGCCGCGCTGAACAGGGCAATGAGGCATGCGAGCGCCCCCAGAGTAGTGCGCCGCCCGAAACGATCGGCGATCAAGCCGGAGGCGACAATGCCGAACGCCGCCAGCGCCGCGCCGAGCATCTGGATGACCAGGAATTCGCTGGCGGGACGCGTCGAATAGACGGCGATCCACGACAGCGGAAACACTGTCACAAGATGGAACAGCGCGTAGCTCGCCAATGCCGCCAGGGCACCGATGAGCACGTTGCGCCCTTGGGAGCGGGTCATCTCGATGACATCGGTCGGCTGCAGTTCGCGCTCCTCAAGCAGGCGCGAGTATTCGTTGGTAGATACGAGGCGCAAGCGGGCGAACAACGCCACCACGTTGATGGCAAACGCCACGTAGAACGGATAGCGCCAGCCCCAATCCAGAAAGTCTTCATTGGAAATGTTGAACAACAGGTAGGAGAACAGCCCGGCAGCCATGATGAAGCCCACCGGCGCACCCAGTTGCCCGAGCATCGCGTACCATCCCCGCCGGTTTTGCGGCGCATTGAGCGCCAGCAGCGAAGGCAGGCCGTCCCACGAACCGCCGAGCGCGACGCCCTGCCCGATGCGCAAAAGCGACAGCAAGACGATCGATGCGAAACCCAGATGCGCGTAGGTCGGCAGGAAGGCCATGCCAGCGGTGGAAATGCCCAGCAGAAAAAGGGCAAGCGTGAGCTTGGTTTCGCGACCGAAGCGGCGCTGGATTGCCATGAAGGCAACCGTGCCGAAGGGTCTTGCGACAAAGGCGAAGGCAAAGATCAGGAACGCATAGAGCGTCCCTTCCAGGCGCTGCTCGAAGGGAAAGAAAACTGTCGGAAACACAAGCACCGAAGCGATTGCGTAGACAAAGAAATCAAAATATTCCGACGCGCGGCCAATGATCACGCCAACGGCGATCTCACCCGGCGAAATCCTTGATTGATCGGCCCGGTCATGCCTGGCGTCGCCGGCGGTCGAGTGCGGCGGAAAATCGGCGGGCAGCTCCCCGCCCTGAATACTTGTACTGGACATCGTCTCACTCCTTGATTTTGGTTCTCTTCAGTCAACATTTTTTATGTCTTTCTGTCGACAAGACAAGTCTATTCAAGTATTGGCCGCAAGGGTAGGACAATATGTCCAATTCCCAACACGTATTGACGCAAGTAAAGTCACACGATCCTTATTTCCGGTCGTAACTTTTCTGCATGTCTCCAATAACAATTCGTCGTTTCCTGCTTCTGTTGCCTGTTGTCTTGCTGGCAGGCTGCGATACCGTGGTAATGAACCCGTCCGGTGACATTGCCGCTCAACAGGCGCATCTCATTCTTGTTTCCATGCTGTTGATGCTGCTGATCATCGTGCCGGTGATCGCATTGACCTTCCTGTTCGCGTGGCGCTACCGGAAAAGCAATACCTCGGCGAAGTACGACCCGGATTGGGACCACTCGACCAGGCTCGAGCTGATCATCTGGGGCGCGCCTCTGCTGATCATCATTGCCCTGGGCCTGCTGACGTGGATCAGCACGCACAAGCTGGACCCTTACCGCCCGCTGGAGCGCATTGATGCCCAGCGCCCGATTCCAGCCGGAACCAAGCCGCTGCTGGTCCAGGTCGTCGCGCTCGACTGGAAATGGCTGTTCATCTATCCCGAGCAAGGCATCGCGACGGTCAACGAACTGGTCACGCCGGTTGATGTGCCTGTCCGCTTCAAGATCACCGCCTCCACCGTGATGAACTCTTTCTATATCCCTGCGCTGGCCGGCCAGATCTACGCCATGCCAGGCATGGAGACCACGCTGAATGCGGTCATCAACAAGGCCGGCGAATACGAAGGCTTCTCGGCGAACTACAGCGGCGCAGGCTTCTCCCACATGCGCTTCAAGTATCACGGCGTGGCCGCTGCGGATTTCGACAACTGGGTGCAGAAGACGAAGGCGGGCGGCGGAGCCCTGGACCGTGCCGACTATCTGGTGCTTGAAAAGCCCAGCGAGCGCGAGCCGGTGCGCCGTTACGGCACGGTCGCGCCCGATCTGTTCGGCGCGATTGTCAATCGCTGCGTCGAATCCGGCACGGTATGCATGGACAAGATGATGGCTGCCGACAGCAACCGCATCAAGGCAGCCATCGCTCGCCAATCGCAACAAGAAGCCTCATTGAGCTCGATCGCGCAAATCTGCACCGAGGCATCCGCCTCGTCCCCCATTTCCACAAAGACTAACTGACGATGCCAGACCAAAATCACCTGACGGAGCTCATCTTCGGGCGACTGACATGGGATGCGATTCCATTCCACGAACCCATCCTGATAGGCACCTTTCTCATGTGCGCCATTGGCGGCGTGGCGATCCTCGCTGCGCTGACACGTTTCCGCCTCTGGGGCACCTTGTGGCATGACTGGATCACCAGCATCGACCACAAGAAAATCGGCATCATGTACATGATCCTGGGCCTCGTGATGCTGCTGCGCGGCTTTGCCGACGCGCTGATGATGCGCGCCCAGCAAGCGTTCGCTTTCGGCGATGCTGCCGGCTTCCTGCCGCCCGACCACTACGACCAGATCTTCACGGCGCACGGCGTGATCATGATCTTCTTCGTCGCCATGCCTCTCGTCACCGGCCTGATGAACTATGTCGTGCCGCTGCAGATCGGCGCGCGCGACGTGGCATTCCCGTTCCTGAACAACTTCAGCTTCTGGATGACCACCTTCGGCGCCGGTCTGACGATGGCATCCCTGTTCGTGGGTGAATTCGCGCGCACCGGCTGGCTTGCCTATCCGCCGCTGTCCGGCATCCTGTCCAGTCCCGATGTCGGCGTCGATTACTACATCTGGTCATTGCAGATTGCCGGGGTAGGTACCCTGCTATCAGGGATTAACCTGATCGCGACTATCGTGAAAATGCGCGCGCCCGGCATGACCATGATGAAGATGCCGGTGTTCACCTGGACCTCGCTGTGTACCAACGTGCTGATCGTCGCCGCCTTCCCGGTGCTGACCGCGGTGCTCGGCATGCTGTCGATGGATCGCATGCTCGGCGCGAACTTCTTTACCAACGACCTTGGCGGCAACGCCATGATGTACGTCAACCTGATCTGGATCTGGGGTCATCCCGAGGTGTACATCCTGATCCTGCCGGCGTTCGGCATCTTCTCGGAAGTGGTGTCCACCTTCTCCGGCAAGCGCCTGTTCGGCTACACCTCGATGGTGTATGCGACCGTGGTCATCACGATCCTGTCGTATCTGGTCTGGCTGCACCACTTCTTCACGATGGGTTCGGGCGCGAGCGTCAATTCGTTCTTCGGCATCACGACGATGATCATCTCGATCCCGACCGGGGCGAAGATCTTCAATTGGCTGTTCACCATGTATCGCGGCCGCATCCGCTTCGAACTGCCGATGATGTGGACCGTCGCCTTCATGGTGACCTTTGTGATCGGCGGCATGACGGGCGTGCTGCTGGCCGTGCCGCCGGCCGACTTCGTGCTGCACAACAGCCTGTTCCTGATCGCGCACTTCCACAACGTGATCATCGGCGGCGTGCTGTTCGGCCTGTTTGCCGGCATCCACTACTGGTTCCCGAAAGCGTTCGGCTACAAGCTCGACGATTTCTGGGGCAAGGTATCGTTCTGGTGCTGGGTCATCGGCTTCTATCTCGCCTTCATGCCGCTGTATGTGCTCGGTCTGATGGGTGTGACGCGCCGCATGAGCCATTTCGAGGACCCCTCGCTGCAGATCTGGTTCCAGATCGCGGCGCTCGGCGCGGTCCTGATTGCCTGCGGCATCGGCGCGATGCTCGTGCAGTTCTACGTCAGCTTCCGACGCCGCCATGCGCTGCGCGACGTGACCGGCGATCCGTGGGACGGCCGCACGCTGGAATGGGCGACCTCGTCGCCGCCGCCTGACTACAACTTCGCCTTCACGCCGCGCGTCTACGACAACGACGCATGGACGGACATGAAGAAGCAAGGTTACGTGCGTCCGCAGAAAGGATTTACCCCGATCCACATGCCGAAGAACACGGCTGCCGGCTTCGTGATTGCGGCCCTCTCCGCGTTCGTCGGTTTCGCCCTGATCTGGCACATGTGGCTGGTGGCCGGCCTCGGTTTCGCGGCGATGATGGCTGCCATCATCATCCATACCTTCAATTACAAACGCGACTTTCACATTCCGGCCGACGTCGTTGTCCGTACCGAGAATGCTCGCACCCGACTGCTGGAAAGCCATGCCTGAGATCATTGCCACTCCTCGCAGCGCCATGGGCGCTGAAACGACCGCCGACCCGAGCGCGCGCTTCCACGTGCGCGAGCACCACCCGGAAAACGGTACCCAGCTGGGTTTCTGGCTCTATTTGATGAGCGACTGCCTGATCTTTGCGTGCCTGTTCGCCACCTACGCGGTGCTGGGACGCAACTATGCGGGCGGTCCGTCGGGTGCGGAACTGTTCGATCTGCCGCTGGTGGCAACCAACACGGCATTGCTGCTGCTGTCGTCGATCACCTACGGCTTTGCGATGCTGGAGTCGCAGCGCAAGCGCCTGGGCAGCACCTTGCTGTGGCTGGGCGTGACCGGCCTGTTCGGCGCCGGCTTTCTTGCGCTGGAGCTGTATGAGTTCGCCCACCTGATCCACGCAGGCGCAGGCCCGCAGCGCAGCGGCTTCCTGACGGCCTTCTTCGCGCTGGTCGCCACGCACGGCCTGCACGTGAGCTTCGGCATCGTCTGGCTCGTGACGCTGATGTTCCAGCTCAAC
The Noviherbaspirillum cavernae DNA segment above includes these coding regions:
- a CDS encoding ABC transporter permease, translated to MHILKLIIKNALRHKLRTSLTVLGLVVATLSFGLLQTVVGAWYAGADAASNTRLVTRNAISLVFPLPLSYENRIRGIDGVTGIAYANWFGGIYQDPKNFFPQFAISGKSYLDLFPEFVVPEAERSAFLRDRKGCLVGRKLATQYGFKPGDIIPIKGTIFPGQWEFVVRGIYDGKEASTDTSQLFFHWQYLNERMLQTAPRRGNQVGFYMVQIGNPDNAAAISRALDAQFENSLAETLTETEKAFQLGFVSMSEAIVVAIRVVSFVVIVIIMAVMANTMAMSVRERLAEYATLKALGFGPGFLAALIFGESLLISLAGAALGIALLFPVAAAFSAQMGTLFPVFKIAPQTLALQAASAVAVGLIAAIAPTVRSARINIVEGLRSIG
- a CDS encoding ABC transporter permease, encoding MKIPFSYIARNLWTRRLTTALTAGGLALVVFVFATVLMLDEGLKKTLVTTGEYDNVVMIRRAAETEVQSGVERPQAAIAASHPVIALNHEGVPMVSRETVVLIALNKRGTDKPANVVIRGVSPMGLELRPQVKLVAGRMFRPGSSEIIAGNNITKRFAGAGIGEALRFGQREWTVVGVFDAGNSGFDSEIWGDADQLMQAFRRVAFSSVIVRLDNSDHFDSFKKNIEGDQRLTLEAKREQTFYADQSKALSTFIGILGMTLSIIFSIGAMIGAMITMYASVANRVTEIGTLRALGFKRRAILTAFLMESLLLAAVGGVAGLFFASFMQFLSFSTVNFQSFSELAFGFTLNPEIAAKSLAFALVMGFVGGFLPAVRAARMKIVDSLRAA
- a CDS encoding MFS transporter; the encoded protein is MSSTSIQGGELPADFPPHSTAGDARHDRADQSRISPGEIAVGVIIGRASEYFDFFVYAIASVLVFPTVFFPFEQRLEGTLYAFLIFAFAFVARPFGTVAFMAIQRRFGRETKLTLALFLLGISTAGMAFLPTYAHLGFASIVLLSLLRIGQGVALGGSWDGLPSLLALNAPQNRRGWYAMLGQLGAPVGFIMAAGLFSYLLFNISNEDFLDWGWRYPFYVAFAINVVALFARLRLVSTNEYSRLLEERELQPTDVIEMTRSQGRNVLIGALAALASYALFHLVTVFPLSWIAVYSTRPASEFLVIQMLGAALAAFGIVASGLIADRFGRRTTLGALACLIALFSAAVPALMDGGELGQNIFILLGFGLLGLSYGQAAGAVTANFPAKYRYTGAALTSDFAWLVGAGFAPLVALGLSAHFGLAYVSLYLLSGAVGSLAALSLNRALEIRD
- the cyoA gene encoding ubiquinol oxidase subunit II, which codes for MNPSGDIAAQQAHLILVSMLLMLLIIVPVIALTFLFAWRYRKSNTSAKYDPDWDHSTRLELIIWGAPLLIIIALGLLTWISTHKLDPYRPLERIDAQRPIPAGTKPLLVQVVALDWKWLFIYPEQGIATVNELVTPVDVPVRFKITASTVMNSFYIPALAGQIYAMPGMETTLNAVINKAGEYEGFSANYSGAGFSHMRFKYHGVAAADFDNWVQKTKAGGGALDRADYLVLEKPSEREPVRRYGTVAPDLFGAIVNRCVESGTVCMDKMMAADSNRIKAAIARQSQQEASLSSIAQICTEASASSPISTKTN
- the cyoB gene encoding cytochrome o ubiquinol oxidase subunit I — its product is MPDQNHLTELIFGRLTWDAIPFHEPILIGTFLMCAIGGVAILAALTRFRLWGTLWHDWITSIDHKKIGIMYMILGLVMLLRGFADALMMRAQQAFAFGDAAGFLPPDHYDQIFTAHGVIMIFFVAMPLVTGLMNYVVPLQIGARDVAFPFLNNFSFWMTTFGAGLTMASLFVGEFARTGWLAYPPLSGILSSPDVGVDYYIWSLQIAGVGTLLSGINLIATIVKMRAPGMTMMKMPVFTWTSLCTNVLIVAAFPVLTAVLGMLSMDRMLGANFFTNDLGGNAMMYVNLIWIWGHPEVYILILPAFGIFSEVVSTFSGKRLFGYTSMVYATVVITILSYLVWLHHFFTMGSGASVNSFFGITTMIISIPTGAKIFNWLFTMYRGRIRFELPMMWTVAFMVTFVIGGMTGVLLAVPPADFVLHNSLFLIAHFHNVIIGGVLFGLFAGIHYWFPKAFGYKLDDFWGKVSFWCWVIGFYLAFMPLYVLGLMGVTRRMSHFEDPSLQIWFQIAALGAVLIACGIGAMLVQFYVSFRRRHALRDVTGDPWDGRTLEWATSSPPPDYNFAFTPRVYDNDAWTDMKKQGYVRPQKGFTPIHMPKNTAAGFVIAALSAFVGFALIWHMWLVAGLGFAAMMAAIIIHTFNYKRDFHIPADVVVRTENARTRLLESHA
- the cyoC gene encoding cytochrome o ubiquinol oxidase subunit III, with protein sequence MPEIIATPRSAMGAETTADPSARFHVREHHPENGTQLGFWLYLMSDCLIFACLFATYAVLGRNYAGGPSGAELFDLPLVATNTALLLLSSITYGFAMLESQRKRLGSTLLWLGVTGLFGAGFLALELYEFAHLIHAGAGPQRSGFLTAFFALVATHGLHVSFGIVWLVTLMFQLNRHGLIPENRRRLMCLSMFWHFLDVIWIGVFTFVYLMGVLP